From one Butyricimonas faecihominis genomic stretch:
- a CDS encoding redoxin family protein — protein MKRILFTVCMLLGCVLFMMAQNKGYKIEGRLANTVNGKLLLVVKMDKGTIDISEADVTNGVFEFTGRMPEMTLVYLMPVKKNAVLASFMLENANYTITMGANELIVESDGEAQKVWKEFYDLDKYLKQSQQQLDMQARANPPQLQRLQQEFKKIVAKVEADELALIKKHNDSPVSAFVIASKLPQSLDEVKLAERYDALSEKAKATSYGKQIAADLEMMKKVAVGEIAPNFSAPLADGGVLSLHETKAKVKVVDFWASWCGPCRAENVNLIKIYKRYRPKGLEIISVSIDDNRQAWLSAIGQDGSDWKNVSDLKGGQSEIATAYSVKGIPCTFILDGENRIVAKNLRGKDLEKKIDEMLKKKK, from the coding sequence ATGAAAAGGATTTTATTTACAGTATGTATGTTATTAGGTTGTGTCCTGTTCATGATGGCACAGAATAAGGGCTACAAAATTGAGGGACGTTTGGCCAACACGGTCAATGGTAAGTTGCTGTTGGTTGTCAAAATGGATAAAGGAACGATTGATATTAGCGAAGCTGATGTTACGAATGGGGTTTTCGAATTTACAGGTCGGATGCCTGAGATGACATTGGTTTATCTGATGCCGGTAAAAAAGAATGCCGTGCTGGCTTCTTTCATGCTGGAAAACGCTAACTACACGATCACGATGGGCGCAAACGAATTGATTGTGGAGAGCGACGGGGAAGCGCAGAAAGTATGGAAAGAATTTTATGATTTAGATAAGTATCTGAAACAAAGCCAACAACAGTTGGATATGCAAGCCCGGGCAAATCCCCCGCAATTACAGAGATTGCAACAGGAGTTTAAAAAAATAGTGGCGAAAGTCGAGGCTGACGAGTTGGCCTTAATAAAGAAGCATAACGACTCTCCCGTGTCTGCATTTGTGATCGCTTCGAAGTTACCGCAGAGTCTGGATGAGGTGAAATTAGCCGAACGTTATGATGCTCTGAGTGAAAAGGCGAAAGCAACTTCCTACGGCAAACAGATTGCAGCTGATCTGGAAATGATGAAAAAAGTCGCTGTGGGGGAAATCGCTCCCAACTTCAGCGCCCCGTTGGCGGATGGCGGTGTACTTTCACTGCACGAGACGAAAGCTAAAGTGAAAGTCGTTGATTTTTGGGCTTCTTGGTGTGGTCCCTGCCGGGCAGAGAACGTGAACCTGATAAAGATCTATAAGCGTTATCGCCCGAAAGGGTTGGAGATCATCAGTGTTTCCATTGATGATAACAGGCAGGCTTGGTTGTCGGCAATCGGTCAGGATGGCAGCGATTGGAAAAACGTGTCCGACTTGAAAGGCGGGCAATCTGAGATTGCTACCGCATATAGCGTGAAGGGAATTCCCTGCACCTTTATCCTCGATGGTGAAAACCGTATTGTGGCTAAAAATCTCCGGGGAAAAGACTTGGAGAAGAAGATCGACGAGATGCTGAAAAAGAAGAAATAG
- a CDS encoding LytR/AlgR family response regulator transcription factor encodes MENKKTNTLIHSSEPRYGEGHIFLWWENYCRRLLYADILYVEGSGSYSEFHAIDGSRVTISYRLGVMERSLPDDTFIRVHQSFILNWHYIDTFVGNSVKIGDRWFPIGRAYRPRLLQVLHFPELPRQNSKQEL; translated from the coding sequence ATGGAAAACAAAAAGACCAACACGTTAATACATTCAAGCGAACCCCGTTACGGCGAGGGACATATATTTCTTTGGTGGGAGAATTATTGCCGGCGGCTTTTGTACGCGGACATTCTTTACGTCGAGGGATCGGGCAGTTACAGCGAGTTTCACGCGATCGACGGGAGTCGGGTGACGATTTCTTATCGTTTGGGGGTGATGGAACGCTCTTTGCCGGACGACACGTTTATCCGGGTACACCAGAGTTTCATCTTGAACTGGCATTACATCGATACATTTGTGGGTAACAGCGTTAAAATCGGTGACCGATGGTTCCCGATTGGGCGGGCCTATCGTCCCCGCCTATTGCAAGTGCTGCACTTCCCTGAACTTCCCCGGCAAAACAGTAAACAGGAGTTATAA
- a CDS encoding DUF6266 family protein — translation MAITEENIRGKIGNSIFYRVGSVTRVRSVAARYADANTSKQRESRSRLRVAIRFYRRLAETELRKVWYLATKGTGKSGYNLFLKLNMMIFKPDGKIGDFARLQLTVGRLQKVNHLVVRVDEGDVVSVAWEREEDLPSAGKEDKFMVAVLYADRSFSPELVKTSGETRGDGKATFRLQRKRGTAAHLYCFFREKDGKAYSPSQHVRI, via the coding sequence ATGGCAATAACAGAAGAGAATATTCGAGGAAAGATCGGGAATTCGATTTTCTACCGGGTGGGATCGGTGACACGGGTGAGGAGTGTGGCGGCACGGTATGCGGATGCGAACACGTCAAAACAGAGGGAAAGCCGTTCCCGCTTGAGGGTGGCAATACGTTTTTACCGACGTTTGGCGGAGACGGAATTACGAAAGGTGTGGTATTTGGCAACAAAGGGAACGGGGAAAAGCGGGTATAATTTATTTTTGAAGTTGAACATGATGATTTTTAAGCCTGACGGGAAGATTGGGGATTTTGCCCGGTTGCAGTTGACGGTCGGTCGGTTACAAAAAGTGAATCATCTCGTGGTGCGTGTTGATGAGGGGGATGTGGTTTCTGTGGCGTGGGAACGGGAGGAAGATCTTCCTTCTGCGGGAAAAGAGGATAAGTTCATGGTTGCCGTGCTTTATGCCGATCGTTCGTTTTCCCCGGAGTTAGTCAAGACGAGCGGGGAGACAAGGGGTGACGGGAAAGCCACTTTCCGTTTGCAGCGTAAACGGGGAACGGCAGCCCATTTGTATTGTTTCTTTCGGGAAAAGGATGGGAAGGCTTATTCGCCGAGCCAACACGTAAGAATTTAA
- a CDS encoding MerR family transcriptional regulator — translation MAKRETSKREETANVPVQVLEELRKLREEVRLAIEAASNASYRLMDAEELCRAMQISRQTLRRYEKQLLIPERKVGNKKFYLAAEVKNCIVTALRLWKE, via the coding sequence ATGGCAAAAAGAGAGACAAGTAAAAGAGAAGAAACGGCGAACGTGCCCGTGCAAGTGCTTGAGGAATTAAGAAAATTGCGGGAAGAGGTTCGACTGGCAATCGAGGCGGCATCAAATGCTTCCTACAGGTTGATGGATGCCGAGGAGTTGTGCCGGGCGATGCAAATATCCAGGCAAACATTACGGCGTTACGAGAAACAACTCCTTATCCCGGAGAGGAAGGTGGGTAACAAGAAGTTTTACCTCGCGGCAGAGGTGAAGAATTGTATCGTCACGGCTTTACGACTTTGGAAGGAGTGA
- a CDS encoding 3TM-type holin gives MKNVVGAVGEVIDRLTLPAREKRQLQVDLLGLLAEHEKEMARSRSAAVVEEARGNWLQRSWRPLVMLVFALIVLVGTFTTLPILSDTSRFWDLLEIGLGGYVVGRSGEKMAEAIFKVKAKK, from the coding sequence GTGAAGAACGTGGTCGGGGCGGTTGGCGAGGTGATCGACCGCCTGACACTCCCGGCGAGGGAGAAGCGACAACTGCAAGTGGACTTGCTGGGATTGCTGGCGGAACACGAGAAGGAGATGGCCCGGTCCCGTTCGGCAGCCGTGGTGGAAGAGGCCCGGGGGAACTGGTTGCAGCGATCGTGGCGGCCACTGGTGATGCTGGTGTTCGCCTTGATCGTCCTCGTGGGGACGTTCACGACGCTGCCCATCCTTTCCGATACTTCCCGCTTTTGGGATTTGCTGGAAATCGGCCTAGGCGGTTACGTGGTGGGAAGGAGCGGGGAAAAAATGGCGGAGGCGATTTTTAAGGTAAAAGCTAAAAAGTAA
- a CDS encoding N-acetylmuramoyl-L-alanine amidase, translating into MGISIFNSPFSIVNHRLMGGGVVHLVSAKNTRRLEGPDMIVLHYTAGTSAESSALFLTRPDVSASAHVVIGREGEVFQLVPFNIEAWHAGKSWYAGRGGLNRYSIGIELDNLGKLRFAGNLFIAECGRVVPPEEVYTDCSGDRPTYWHCYTARQVRVLREVCSLLEETYPIRDVVGHSVITPRKIDPGPALEFAFSEFQDKN; encoded by the coding sequence ATGGGAATTTCAATTTTCAATTCTCCATTTTCAATTGTCAACCATCGTTTGATGGGTGGCGGGGTGGTTCACCTGGTGAGCGCGAAGAACACCCGGCGTTTGGAGGGGCCGGACATGATCGTGCTGCACTACACGGCGGGAACGAGTGCCGAGAGTTCCGCACTTTTCCTGACCCGCCCGGACGTTTCGGCCTCGGCTCACGTGGTGATCGGTCGGGAGGGGGAGGTGTTCCAGCTGGTTCCTTTCAACATCGAGGCGTGGCACGCGGGGAAGAGCTGGTACGCCGGGCGTGGCGGGTTGAACCGTTACTCGATCGGGATAGAGCTGGATAACCTCGGGAAACTCCGGTTCGCTGGGAATCTATTTATTGCGGAGTGTGGCCGGGTGGTACCGCCAGAAGAGGTTTACACGGACTGTTCCGGTGATCGCCCGACGTACTGGCATTGCTACACGGCAAGGCAGGTCCGGGTGTTACGGGAGGTCTGTAGCCTGCTGGAAGAGACTTACCCGATCCGTGACGTGGTGGGTCACTCGGTGATCACGCCGAGAAAGATCGACCCGGGTCCGGCGTTGGAATTCGCCTTTAGCGAATTTCAAGATAAAAACTAG
- a CDS encoding ATP-binding protein: protein MFERDILASLKQWKNDTHRKPLVLRGARQVGKTTLINEFGKEFDNYLYLNLEKKEAQDIFELSLPLKDLLPFIFAHCGKIKQAGNILIFIDEIQNSAKAVSLLRYFYEELPEIHVIAAGSLLENLVDIHVSFPVGRVEYLALRPCSFREFLRATGEEAMLPVLERPEVSLAFHDRLLGLFNLYTLIGGMPEVVQIYAERRDILALNKIYETLLQGYRDDVEKYTQGRQMPDVVRFLLKEGWNMAGQTVTLGRFAGSNYNAREIGEAFRLLEKAMLTELVYPTTSTEVPAIPEQKRMPKLIWLDTGLVNYSAQVQKEVLGAKDILDAWRGNIAEHIVAQELLTLTDKVSQKRNFWVRGKSESPAEVDFIWVQDSMIYPIEVKSGHNAHLRSLHSFLERSPQTIAIRVWSQPYSIDTIQTVKGKICKLINLPFYLVGQIPHILKNI, encoded by the coding sequence ATGTTTGAACGAGATATATTAGCTTCTCTAAAGCAATGGAAAAATGACACTCATCGTAAACCTTTAGTACTACGAGGTGCTAGACAAGTAGGCAAAACAACGTTAATCAACGAATTTGGAAAGGAGTTTGATAACTACCTCTACTTAAATCTCGAAAAAAAAGAAGCTCAAGACATTTTTGAATTATCCCTTCCTCTCAAAGATCTACTTCCCTTTATCTTTGCTCACTGTGGAAAGATCAAGCAAGCTGGAAATATATTAATATTTATTGATGAAATTCAAAATTCAGCAAAAGCTGTATCTTTATTGCGTTATTTTTATGAAGAATTACCGGAAATTCATGTAATTGCCGCTGGTTCTCTATTGGAGAATCTCGTTGATATTCATGTTTCTTTCCCCGTCGGACGGGTAGAATATCTCGCACTACGCCCATGTTCATTTCGAGAGTTCCTACGGGCAACAGGTGAAGAAGCCATGCTTCCTGTTTTAGAGCGTCCAGAGGTTTCGCTCGCCTTCCATGATCGTCTTTTAGGATTATTTAATCTCTACACGCTCATTGGTGGAATGCCCGAAGTCGTACAAATCTATGCTGAACGCAGAGATATTTTGGCATTAAATAAAATATACGAAACACTATTACAAGGCTATCGAGACGATGTGGAAAAATACACTCAAGGACGACAAATGCCTGATGTTGTACGTTTCCTATTAAAAGAAGGCTGGAACATGGCAGGACAAACCGTTACATTAGGACGCTTTGCCGGTTCAAATTATAACGCTCGAGAAATTGGCGAAGCCTTCCGTTTATTAGAAAAAGCCATGCTTACCGAACTCGTTTACCCCACGACCTCAACGGAAGTTCCCGCCATTCCTGAACAAAAACGAATGCCCAAACTAATATGGTTGGATACGGGTTTGGTAAACTATTCTGCACAAGTACAAAAAGAAGTTTTAGGTGCAAAAGATATTCTCGATGCTTGGCGAGGGAATATTGCAGAACATATTGTGGCACAAGAATTATTAACATTAACAGACAAAGTGAGTCAAAAACGTAATTTTTGGGTGCGGGGCAAAAGCGAATCTCCTGCAGAAGTAGATTTCATCTGGGTTCAAGACTCCATGATCTATCCTATCGAAGTAAAATCCGGTCATAACGCACATTTACGTTCTCTACATTCGTTTTTGGAACGTTCCCCACAAACCATTGCAATACGTGTATGGTCTCAACCCTACTCAATAGACACGATACAAACTGTAAAAGGGAAAATATGCAAGCTCATTAATTTACCCTTTTATCTGGTAGGACAAATTCCTCATATTTTAAAAAACATTTAA
- a CDS encoding RNA polymerase sigma factor, which translates to MEVCQNDDSAFLLTRFNQRDTSAFAMIYTRFFTELHVYANRLYANTFESAEDAVQEAFCYLWERHDVVFDSLMKIKAFLFVAIKNRYKNHMSHLGVEQKYRDVLERETSFVEDILESELATSLLEYVERIPDPEGQVMKLYLTGLDAEAIADNMQLSIRTVYNVKSRAVGMLKKFFSLSNE; encoded by the coding sequence ATGGAAGTTTGTCAGAATGATGATTCAGCCTTTTTGTTAACGCGTTTTAATCAACGTGACACTTCGGCTTTTGCCATGATTTACACGAGGTTTTTCACGGAACTCCATGTTTATGCTAATCGTTTGTACGCAAACACGTTCGAGTCTGCCGAGGATGCGGTGCAAGAGGCATTTTGTTATTTGTGGGAGCGGCATGATGTTGTTTTTGATAGTTTGATGAAGATAAAAGCGTTTTTGTTTGTTGCAATAAAGAATAGGTACAAGAATCACATGAGTCATTTGGGTGTGGAGCAGAAATACAGGGATGTACTGGAGCGAGAAACCTCTTTCGTTGAGGACATCTTGGAGAGTGAACTGGCAACTTCCCTGTTGGAATACGTAGAGCGTATTCCGGATCCGGAGGGGCAGGTAATGAAACTTTACCTGACAGGATTGGATGCAGAGGCAATTGCCGATAATATGCAGTTGAGCATACGAACGGTGTACAACGTGAAATCGAGGGCTGTCGGGATGTTGAAAAAATTCTTTTCTTTGAGTAATGAATAA
- a CDS encoding nitrilase-related carbon-nitrogen hydrolase, whose product MNNILKMKVFYGMLCFLFAFSLTVKAQDSVRVALVQAHLIWGDVKSNLWAFDKRVPLCKGADVIVFPELFTSGCEMKKRDKEEAMRSKDEVASYYPTVIKRMKKWAKRSGALVIASTIYKEEGKYYNRLLAVYPDGKYEYYDKHNCFKKGSFSPGDRHLTLEWKGIRFSTYICYDLRFPEWSRNQGEYDVAIYIANWPEFRQDDWNRLLRERAIENEAYVVAVNCAGTDLTGLVYRGESCVIAPDGEVRARCRDYWDDVVVHKVCKVHKVIK is encoded by the coding sequence ATGAATAATATTTTGAAGATGAAGGTATTTTACGGAATGTTATGTTTCCTGTTTGCTTTCTCCTTGACCGTGAAGGCACAGGATTCGGTGAGGGTGGCGCTTGTACAGGCGCACTTGATATGGGGGGATGTGAAGTCCAATCTATGGGCTTTTGATAAGCGGGTGCCTTTGTGTAAGGGTGCCGATGTGATTGTATTTCCGGAGCTTTTCACTTCCGGGTGTGAGATGAAGAAACGGGATAAAGAAGAGGCAATGCGTTCGAAAGATGAGGTGGCTTCTTATTACCCGACAGTGATCAAGCGGATGAAGAAATGGGCGAAGCGCTCCGGGGCATTGGTGATCGCTTCCACGATTTACAAGGAGGAAGGGAAATATTATAACCGGTTACTGGCTGTTTATCCGGATGGGAAATACGAATATTACGACAAGCATAATTGTTTTAAAAAGGGCAGTTTCTCGCCCGGAGACCGTCATCTGACACTGGAATGGAAGGGGATACGTTTCTCAACTTATATCTGTTATGATTTGCGCTTTCCGGAGTGGAGTAGGAATCAGGGCGAATATGATGTTGCCATTTACATCGCGAACTGGCCGGAATTCCGGCAAGATGATTGGAATCGACTTTTGCGGGAACGAGCTATTGAAAACGAGGCGTACGTTGTGGCCGTTAATTGTGCCGGGACAGACTTAACAGGACTTGTTTACCGGGGAGAGAGTTGCGTGATCGCTCCCGACGGAGAAGTAAGGGCGAGATGCAGGGATTATTGGGATGATGTCGTGGTTCATAAAGTTTGTAAGGTTCATAAGGTTATAAAGTAG
- the lepA gene encoding translation elongation factor 4 codes for MKNIRNFCIIAHIDHGKSTLADRLLETTGTVVGKDLQAQVLDDMDLERERGITIKSHAIQMDYHYKGEKYVLNLIDTPGHVDFSYEVSRSIAACEGALLIVDATQGIQAQTISNLYLAIDNNLEIIPVLNKMDMPNAMPEEVKDQIEELIGCDRDDIIEASGKTGLGVDKILEAVVERIPAPTGDPNAPLQALVFDSEFNSFRGIITYCRIMNGSLKKGDIVKFVSTGKEYDADEIGVLRLEQEPRNELKTGDVGYIISGIKTSSEVKVGDTITHVERPCTTAIEGFEEVKPMVFAGIYPIDSEDYEDLRTSIEKLQLNDASLTFEPESSAALGFGFRCGFLGMLHMEIVQERLDREFDMNVITTVPNVMYIAHTTKGEVFEMHNPSDMPSPTVLDYIEEPYIKAQIITPTDYIGQIMTLCLGKRGVLIKQHYLTGNRIELNYEMPLAEIVFDFYDKLKSITKGYASFDYFQIGYRRANLVKLDILLNGESVDALSALIHFDNAYSFGKRICEKLKELIPRQQFDIAIQAAIGAKIISRETIKAVRKDVTAKCYGGDISRKRKLLEKQKKGKKRMKQIGNVEVPQKAFLAVLKLD; via the coding sequence ATGAAGAACATTAGGAATTTCTGTATAATCGCACATATTGACCACGGTAAGAGTACACTTGCCGACCGTTTACTGGAAACGACCGGAACTGTAGTAGGGAAAGATTTACAAGCACAAGTGCTTGACGATATGGATCTGGAACGAGAGCGAGGCATCACCATCAAGAGCCACGCCATACAGATGGATTATCATTACAAGGGAGAGAAATATGTTCTAAACTTGATAGACACCCCGGGACACGTGGACTTCTCGTACGAGGTATCGCGTTCCATTGCTGCCTGCGAGGGTGCGCTACTGATTGTCGATGCCACGCAAGGTATTCAGGCACAAACCATCTCGAACCTTTATCTTGCCATTGACAATAACTTGGAAATCATTCCCGTTTTGAACAAGATGGATATGCCCAATGCCATGCCCGAGGAAGTGAAGGACCAGATTGAAGAACTGATCGGATGTGACCGGGATGATATTATTGAAGCCAGTGGAAAAACCGGACTGGGCGTGGATAAAATACTGGAAGCCGTTGTAGAACGAATTCCCGCACCCACGGGCGATCCCAACGCGCCACTTCAGGCCTTGGTGTTCGACTCGGAATTTAACTCTTTCCGCGGAATCATCACCTATTGCCGTATCATGAACGGTAGTCTGAAAAAAGGTGACATCGTGAAATTCGTGAGTACGGGCAAGGAATACGATGCAGATGAAATTGGAGTATTACGCCTAGAACAAGAACCCCGCAACGAACTGAAAACGGGAGACGTGGGATACATTATTTCCGGTATTAAAACTTCATCCGAGGTAAAAGTCGGGGATACGATCACGCACGTGGAACGTCCATGCACCACTGCCATCGAGGGATTCGAAGAAGTAAAACCCATGGTCTTTGCTGGAATCTACCCAATTGATTCGGAGGATTACGAGGACCTGCGCACCTCCATCGAGAAATTACAGCTAAACGATGCATCCCTAACCTTCGAACCGGAATCTTCAGCCGCCCTTGGATTTGGATTCCGCTGCGGGTTCCTCGGAATGCTACACATGGAAATCGTGCAGGAACGTCTGGACCGGGAATTCGACATGAACGTGATCACCACCGTTCCCAACGTTATGTATATCGCCCACACCACGAAAGGCGAAGTCTTCGAAATGCACAACCCCTCCGATATGCCCTCCCCCACGGTACTGGACTATATCGAGGAACCTTACATAAAAGCACAGATCATCACGCCTACCGACTACATCGGTCAGATCATGACCCTCTGTCTCGGCAAGCGAGGCGTACTGATAAAGCAACACTACCTGACAGGAAACCGGATCGAGTTGAACTACGAGATGCCACTGGCCGAAATCGTGTTTGACTTCTACGACAAATTGAAAAGTATCACGAAAGGTTACGCCTCTTTTGACTATTTCCAGATCGGTTATCGTCGGGCTAACCTTGTGAAATTGGATATACTGCTGAATGGCGAATCCGTGGATGCCCTCTCTGCTTTAATCCACTTTGATAACGCTTATTCTTTCGGGAAACGCATTTGCGAGAAATTAAAAGAACTGATTCCCCGTCAGCAATTCGACATTGCAATCCAAGCTGCCATCGGCGCGAAGATTATTTCCCGCGAAACCATCAAAGCCGTTCGCAAGGATGTAACCGCAAAATGTTACGGTGGTGATATTTCCCGTAAACGTAAACTACTGGAAAAACAGAAAAAAGGAAAGAAACGAATGAAACAAATCGGTAATGTTGAGGTCCCGCAAAAAGCATTCCTTGCCGTGCTGAAATTGGATTAG
- the pstS gene encoding phosphate ABC transporter substrate-binding protein PstS translates to MKNLLLTTVLILAVIFSSNATNDVNGPAKKVSISGAGATFPLPFYNLAFKTYQDKTGNSITYGGIGSGGGIRSLKDKIVDFGGSDAYLSDKEMGEMPAAVVHIPTCMGAVVLAYNLPGVDNLKLTGDIIADIYLGKITKWNDSRIAAINPGVNLPDKAMSPVYRSDGSGTTFVFSDYMTKVSPEWAEKIGTGKSLKWPVGMAAKGNPGVAGVISQTEGSIGYVGSEYAFAMKIQFAQMRNAAGNFITPNTESISAAAKGDMPADTRTMITNSAAPDAYPISCFTWIILYKEQAYADRNQAQAEETLKLLNWMLDAEAQALTTKVNYSPLPGKAVKNAKALLKSVTYNGQPVLK, encoded by the coding sequence ATGAAAAACTTACTTTTAACCACAGTTCTTATATTAGCTGTTATTTTTAGCAGCAACGCGACAAATGACGTGAACGGTCCCGCTAAAAAAGTATCTATCTCCGGAGCAGGGGCAACCTTCCCTCTTCCCTTCTATAACCTTGCCTTCAAAACCTATCAAGATAAAACAGGTAATTCCATTACCTACGGGGGCATCGGTAGTGGTGGCGGTATTCGTAGTCTAAAAGACAAAATCGTGGATTTCGGAGGCTCCGACGCCTATCTGTCCGACAAAGAAATGGGCGAAATGCCCGCGGCCGTAGTTCACATCCCGACGTGCATGGGAGCCGTGGTACTGGCGTACAACCTTCCGGGAGTAGACAACTTGAAACTAACCGGGGACATTATTGCCGATATTTACTTGGGCAAAATTACTAAATGGAACGACAGCCGTATTGCAGCCATCAATCCCGGCGTGAACTTACCCGACAAAGCCATGAGTCCTGTCTATCGTTCAGATGGTAGCGGAACCACTTTCGTGTTCAGTGACTACATGACCAAAGTAAGCCCGGAATGGGCCGAGAAGATCGGAACCGGAAAATCATTAAAATGGCCGGTAGGTATGGCTGCTAAAGGTAACCCGGGCGTTGCCGGAGTCATCAGTCAAACGGAAGGTTCCATCGGTTACGTGGGTTCTGAATATGCTTTTGCCATGAAAATCCAATTCGCCCAGATGAGAAATGCGGCCGGTAACTTTATTACCCCAAACACGGAAAGCATCTCAGCCGCAGCGAAAGGAGATATGCCCGCCGATACCCGTACAATGATCACCAACTCGGCCGCCCCGGATGCATACCCGATCAGTTGTTTCACATGGATCATCTTGTACAAAGAGCAAGCCTATGCCGATAGAAATCAAGCTCAAGCCGAAGAGACATTGAAACTATTGAACTGGATGCTGGACGCAGAGGCCCAAGCCTTAACCACGAAAGTAAACTACTCCCCGCTCCCGGGAAAGGCTGTAAAGAATGCAAAAGCGTTACTAAAATCAGTCACTTACAACGGGCAACCCGTGTTGAAATAA
- a CDS encoding uracil-xanthine permease family protein: MDANHLSAFQKGVIGVQFLFVAFGSTVLVPLLVGLDPSTALLTAGIGTLIFHLVTKGIVPIFLGSSFAFIAPIIKASELYGMAGVLSGMVAVGAVYGLMSLLVKLRGTDFIKKLFPPIVIGPVIILIGLSLAGSGVKMASENWVLALISLITAVVVSLKGRGLLKLIPIFCGIIVGYLVALFFYNVDTTPIKEAAWFALPQFVTPDFSWEAIIYMVPVAIAPVIEHIGDVYAVNSVAGKDFVKNPGLHRTLLGDGLACVFAGLIGGPPVTTYSEVTGAVSLTKVTSPAVIRIAAVTGIVFSVFGKISALLKSIPASVLGGIMLLLFGTIASLGMSNLIQNKVDLSNTRNMIIVSLILTFGIGGAAFEWGNFSMSGIGLAALLGVILNLILPTKESKA; encoded by the coding sequence ATGGATGCGAATCATCTTTCTGCCTTCCAAAAAGGAGTTATCGGGGTACAATTTCTTTTCGTCGCCTTCGGTTCGACTGTACTCGTTCCCCTACTTGTAGGATTGGACCCGTCAACAGCACTTCTTACCGCAGGAATCGGAACCTTAATTTTCCATCTTGTCACGAAAGGCATCGTTCCCATCTTTCTGGGAAGTAGTTTCGCATTCATCGCCCCAATCATCAAAGCCAGTGAATTGTACGGTATGGCCGGAGTCCTTTCCGGAATGGTCGCCGTGGGTGCGGTCTACGGGCTTATGAGTTTATTGGTAAAATTACGGGGAACCGACTTCATCAAGAAACTATTTCCCCCGATCGTGATTGGTCCGGTAATCATATTAATCGGGCTTTCCCTCGCTGGCTCCGGGGTAAAAATGGCAAGCGAGAACTGGGTATTGGCCCTTATCTCCCTAATCACGGCTGTCGTTGTCTCTCTGAAAGGCCGGGGACTGTTAAAATTAATCCCTATATTCTGCGGAATCATTGTTGGATATCTCGTGGCACTTTTCTTCTATAACGTGGACACCACCCCGATCAAAGAAGCCGCTTGGTTTGCCCTTCCCCAATTCGTAACTCCCGATTTCTCTTGGGAAGCCATTATCTACATGGTTCCCGTGGCCATCGCTCCTGTCATCGAACACATCGGGGATGTCTATGCGGTGAACAGTGTTGCCGGTAAAGATTTCGTGAAAAACCCCGGATTACACCGTACACTACTGGGTGATGGTCTTGCCTGTGTTTTCGCCGGGTTAATCGGCGGCCCTCCCGTAACCACGTATTCCGAAGTTACTGGGGCCGTGTCTTTAACAAAGGTGACAAGCCCTGCCGTGATTCGAATTGCTGCCGTGACGGGGATCGTCTTCTCTGTTTTCGGTAAAATCAGTGCTTTGTTAAAATCCATTCCAGCCTCTGTTTTGGGTGGAATCATGCTACTCTTGTTCGGAACAATTGCCTCTTTGGGAATGAGCAACCTAATACAGAACAAGGTTGACCTTTCCAACACCCGCAACATGATTATCGTCTCTCTCATCCTAACTTTCGGTATTGGAGGGGCGGCCTTCGAATGGGGTAATTTCTCTATGTCCGGCATAGGCCTTGCCGCCTTATTGGGTGTCATCTTAAACTTGATATTACCGACAAAAGAATCCAAAGCATAA